Proteins encoded within one genomic window of Humulus lupulus chromosome 1, drHumLupu1.1, whole genome shotgun sequence:
- the LOC133818916 gene encoding uncharacterized protein LOC133818916, with amino-acid sequence MKLNFKFVVKKSVALDANNHLYPIAFAIVDSENHDSLKYFMSKLKEAIGEVENLAKSEFHAHFDKIKSKDSAITRYLEGMSFDKWSRAYFPGNNKETSEKITTTLALTYEKDLVDMAEKARFLIIYAIGRHEFHVLDGELNSEVDLLNKTCTCGVFQLIDIPCVHSLSGSLKRGVDFYSLCSNYYKIETWRSSYTETIYPTSNKEEWIVPHDIKTMKVRTPAQKKSGCLSKEETR; translated from the exons ATGAAGCTGAACTtcaagtttgtggtgaagaagtcaG TCGCTTTGGATGCAAATAACCATCTGTATCCAATTGCATTTGCTATTGTGGATAGTGAGAATCATGATTCTTTGAAGTATTTCATGTCAAAACTAAAGGAAGCGATTGGGGAAGTTGAAAACCTGGC GAAATCTGAGTTCCATGCTCACTTtgacaaaatcaaatcaaaagacTCAGCTATCACTCGGTACTTAGAAGGCATGAGTTTTGATAAGTGGTCTCGAGCTTACTTTCCTGGAAATAA TAAAGAAACTAGTGAGAAGATTACTACAACTCTTGCACTGACATATGAGAAAGATTTGGTGGATATGGCTGAGAAAGCTCGATTCTTGATCATTTATGCAATAGGGAGGCATGAGTTCCATGTGTTAGATGGTGAACTAAATAGTGAAGTCGACCTCCTGAATAAGACATGCACATGTGGTGTGTTTCAGCTTATTGACATTCCATGTGTTCATTCACTATCTGGATCCCTTAAGAGAGGGGTGGACTTTTATTCTCTGTGTTCAAATTACTATAAAATTGAGACATGGAGGTCCTCTTACACAGAAACTATATATCCTACTAGTAACAAGGAAGAGTGGATCGTTCCACATGACATCAAGACAATGAAAGTGAGAACACCCGCACAAAAAAAATCTGGTTGTTtgtccaaagaagaaacaaggtag
- the LOC133796400 gene encoding LYR motif-containing protein At3g19508 gives MEKALRVYGGVLRLVRRLPKETRSYYAKYARENFVNYREAEVGDSKALDELFHRAYNHSIWVLNKYSVDQSAANKLKNVCYN, from the exons ATGGAGAAAGCTTTGAGAGTATACGGCGGGGTTCTGAGGCTGGTGAGGCGATTACCGAAGGAAACTAGATCTTATTACGCAAAGTACGCCCGCGAGAACTTTGTCAATTACAGAGAAGCCGAAGTTGGCGATTCTAAAGCCCTCGATGAGCTCTTCCACAGAGCCTATAACCATTCCATCTGGGTCCTCAACAAG TATTCAGTGGATCAATCTGCTGCAAATAAGCTGAAGAATGTCTGTTACAACTAA